The following are from one region of the Gossypium hirsutum isolate 1008001.06 chromosome D03, Gossypium_hirsutum_v2.1, whole genome shotgun sequence genome:
- the LOC107950125 gene encoding probable F-box protein At2g36090, which produces MEHLQCDLKCLSRDILADIMARLDGSTLASAACTCSDLRGIARNQRLWKQLCNSTWPSTALDEAQHLISSSTDGFRRFYADSYPLISNDHKDANNYFPIQPTLISPSNFALFIDVYYREKCITSSVLDGIPMETDFGQDDDTTTGLMSWVLNCPFKVVPSDINDEDIEDGDDGHDFVSLVGKADDRCNELKEGIRLSWVLLDKKRGKAGNLSSWKPLSVKKIWASNGDYILHFGCIIPVQESLQLPHNLAKCLIVARCNIEEKRGYLRWKEVSMHIEDTSGAYVNGGKSLIILNQALYCSRSNNRHAVEKGYIQFEGRKQEIIRKKKLEETLADWLCISFEVVILLILGYRILPI; this is translated from the coding sequence atggagcATTTGCAATGTGATTTGAAGTGCTTAAGCAGGGATATCCTAGCTGATATCATGGCTCGACTAGATGGTTCAACCCTGGCCTCAGCTGCCTGCACATGTTCTGACCTTCGAGGCATAGCTCGAAACCAAAGGTTATGGAAGCAATTGTGTAATTCCACATGGCCTTCCACTGCACTCGACGAAGCCCAACACCTTATTTCATCATCAACGGATGGTTTTCGCAGATTCTATGCTGATTCTTATCCTCTTATTTCGAATGATCACAAAGATGCCAACAATTACTTTCCTATACAACCAACCCTTATTTCTCCGTCTAATTTTGCTTTGTTTATAGATGTTTATTATAGAGAAAAATGTATTACTTCCAGTGTCTTAGATGGCATACCTATGGAAACCGATTTCGGCCAAGATGATGACACAACAACTGGTCTTATGAGTTGGGTATTGAACTGTCCATTCAAAGTGGTACCTTCAGATATTAATGATGAAGATATTGAAGATGGTGACGATGGACATGACTTCGTATCACTTGTGGGAAAAGCAGATGATCGTTGCAATGAACTAAAAGAAGGGATTCGATTAAGTTGGGTGTTATTAGACAAGAAGAGAGGAAAAGCTGGAAATCTATCAAGCTGGAAGCCATTGTCGGTGAAGAAAATATGGGCTTCTAATGGTGACTATATTCTACATTTTGGGTGCATTATCCCAGTCCAAGAGAGCCTACAACTGCCTCACAACTTGGCCAAGTGTCTTATAGTGGCAAGATGCAACATAGAGGAAAAACGAGGGTATTTGAGATGGAAAGAGGTAAGTATGCACATTGAGGACACTAGTGGAGCATATGTAAATGGTGGCAAGAGTTTAATCATCTTGAACCAAGCTCTATATTGCTCACGAAGTAATAATCGTCATGCTGTTGAAAAGGGTTACATACAATTTGAGGGACGAAAGCAAGAGATTATAAGGAAAAAGAAGCTCGAAGAAACCTTGGCTGATTGGCTTTGTATATCTTTTGAAGTAGTAATCCTCTTAATTTTAGGGTACCGAATTTTACCCATTTAA